Genomic segment of Candidatus Chlorohelix allophototropha:
AGCTTGCGAAATGGAATGCCCTCATTTTGCCATTTATTCTGAGGAGGATGTGCCTGAAAAATTGAGGGCTTTTGTTACTATCCAGCGACTCTTTTTTGAGGAACCAGCTAAAGCGCGGGAAGAGCTTAACCGTCTTTATCCACGTTCTAGTTGCGGTGTTCTCTAATGAGCTTGCGCTGACTATTTTGGACTAATTACTGCTGTGAAGTTTCCATATTAACAATAATGAGGTGGATTCAAGCCATCTCATTATTTATTTTTAGCACTATATGGGAGAACTAGACTCAGTTTTAGGTAATTAAAGTGCCTGAGTTGTTACAGATAAATACTAATTATCTAAAGCTACCCTGAGTATCTTTGCTAGAGATTTGAAAGTATATGGTTTGGGAAGAAATTGTGTTTTATTATCGAAATTTGTAGTATTGTTAACCATTTCAATACTATAGCCGCTGGTAAAGATAACGTTTACATCGTTGTCTTTCTCACGAATTT
This window contains:
- a CDS encoding 4Fe-4S dicluster domain-containing protein codes for the protein MAYVITQACLDVKERACVSVCPVDCIYEGDESDRMLFIHPEQCINCGACEMECPHFAIYSEEDVPEKLRAFVTIQRLFFEEPAKAREELNRLYPRSSCGVL